A DNA window from Desulfovibrionales bacterium contains the following coding sequences:
- a CDS encoding rhodanese-like domain-containing protein — translation MWRRVIFDLMIIMCVGIFSGIIVNELRADGIPLLPAHMGSSFHREMGLNAFKREKCKNSCCLIFDARPHEFYEKDHLMGAVNFPPVQFDFFHGLYLADAPPDAPIFVYGRTISRACDRELAYLLALKGHKNVTVIF, via the coding sequence ATGTGGAGAAGAGTCATTTTTGATTTGATGATAATTATGTGCGTGGGTATCTTTAGCGGTATTATAGTAAATGAGCTTCGGGCAGACGGGATTCCATTGTTACCCGCCCATATGGGTAGCAGTTTTCATCGTGAAATGGGTTTAAATGCATTCAAGAGAGAAAAATGTAAAAATTCCTGCTGCCTTATCTTTGACGCCCGTCCCCATGAGTTTTATGAGAAAGATCATTTAATGGGTGCGGTTAATTTCCCACCTGTGCAGTTCGACTTTTTTCACGGTCTTTATCTGGCTGATGCGCCTCCTGATGCCCCTATTTTTGTTTACGGCCGGACCATCAGCCGGGCCTGTGACCGGGAACTGGCCTATCTTTTGGCTTTAAAGGGGCATAAAAACGTGACCGTGATTTTCTAA
- a CDS encoding carbonic anhydrase yields the protein MISRRELLKGFGAAAVGLAVSRVDGMLSWASEVGGHGHHGAEKLVSPEEALKLLRAGNERFVTMKRKSDPGVGPKVREKLTKGQWPYASILCCADSRTPPEIIFDEGLGRLFVVRVAGNMITPELLGSLEYISLHSTSRLIMVMGHESCGAVGAAVKAAEHPGPAETPALGDIVKRLMPAVMEAKKTGAHGKDLVEAAAKENVRMTVKQIAEESHALAEMQKKGELKIVGAYYSLATGKIDFWT from the coding sequence ATGATTTCCCGTCGTGAATTACTAAAAGGTTTTGGTGCGGCAGCAGTCGGCCTGGCAGTTTCCAGGGTGGATGGCATGCTGTCCTGGGCATCTGAAGTCGGAGGCCATGGGCATCATGGCGCGGAGAAACTGGTTTCTCCGGAAGAGGCCCTAAAGCTTTTAAGGGCCGGCAATGAGCGTTTCGTGACCATGAAGAGAAAATCTGACCCCGGTGTTGGGCCGAAGGTACGTGAGAAACTCACCAAGGGCCAGTGGCCGTATGCGAGTATCCTTTGTTGCGCAGATTCCCGGACCCCTCCGGAGATTATCTTTGATGAAGGGCTGGGGCGTCTCTTTGTAGTGCGTGTGGCCGGTAATATGATAACCCCGGAGTTATTAGGCAGCCTGGAATACATCTCCCTCCATTCTACAAGCCGGCTCATCATGGTCATGGGGCATGAGTCTTGTGGTGCAGTGGGCGCTGCGGTGAAGGCGGCCGAACATCCCGGCCCTGCGGAAACTCCGGCCCTCGGCGACATTGTTAAGCGCCTTATGCCTGCGGTCATGGAAGCCAAAAAGACGGGGGCGCATGGTAAAGATCTGGTAGAGGCCGCGGCTAAAGAGAACGTGCGCATGACGGTCAAACAGATTGCAGAAGAGAGCCATGCCCTGGCCGAGATGCAAAAGAAGGGCGAGCTCAAGATCGTGGGGGCCTATTATTCATTGGCTACCGGGAAGATCGATTTCTGGACATAG
- a CDS encoding DoxX family membrane protein, whose amino-acid sequence MANVERDKRSLSKQSIPQRGIIILILRLGLGGLFIYASLSKIRDPIRFKNIVANYEVLPYWMVNITAAVLPWIELWTGVLVLMGILVRACIVMQGSLLVLFILVTGLNLARGMEFYCGCFAEDTIAGGISYWHIMFNVFWLLMAGALFILERRRVSHRFLFSPNPAK is encoded by the coding sequence ATGGCAAATGTCGAAAGGGATAAGAGATCACTCAGCAAACAGTCGATTCCTCAGCGGGGTATTATCATATTAATATTAAGACTGGGCCTGGGCGGATTGTTTATATATGCGAGCCTTAGTAAGATCCGGGACCCCATTCGATTTAAAAACATAGTTGCCAATTATGAGGTGCTGCCTTATTGGATGGTAAATATAACGGCGGCGGTATTACCTTGGATCGAGCTTTGGACAGGCGTCCTGGTTTTGATGGGTATCCTTGTCAGGGCCTGTATAGTCATGCAGGGTAGTTTGCTGGTATTATTCATCCTGGTTACCGGCCTTAACCTCGCCCGGGGCATGGAATTTTATTGCGGTTGTTTTGCTGAGGACACCATAGCCGGCGGCATAAGCTATTGGCATATCATGTTTAATGTGTTTTGGCTATTAATGGCCGGAGCCCTTTTTATTTTAGAAAGGAGGCGGGTTAGCCATCGTTTTCTCTTCAGCCCCAACCCTGCAAAGTGA
- a CDS encoding TlpA disulfide reductase family protein: MKAGDSFPDIPLSGSLSSNDEKYLGLLGRKAFSLSDIRPKVLWIEVFSIYCAVCQRQAAKFNRLYELVQKDDLISGNMKMIGIGTGNNDKEVAHFRKYHDVMFPLIADPDFKVHEALKKARTPLVILLDKRSRPYKILTILDPASPTETLIKDIRAELHKINPAH; the protein is encoded by the coding sequence ATCAAGGCCGGCGACTCTTTTCCGGATATCCCGCTGTCCGGTTCATTATCTTCGAATGACGAAAAATATCTTGGTCTTTTGGGTCGAAAGGCATTTTCATTAAGTGACATTCGGCCCAAGGTCTTATGGATAGAGGTTTTTAGTATCTATTGCGCCGTCTGTCAGAGACAGGCCGCCAAGTTTAACCGGTTGTATGAACTTGTCCAAAAGGATGATCTTATCAGCGGGAATATGAAAATGATCGGAATAGGGACAGGCAACAATGACAAGGAGGTCGCACACTTCAGGAAATACCATGATGTTATGTTTCCCCTTATTGCCGACCCTGATTTCAAGGTGCACGAAGCCTTAAAGAAGGCAAGGACTCCCCTGGTTATACTGCTCGATAAAAGATCACGCCCTTATAAGATATTGACCATATTAGACCCGGCCAGCCCGACCGAAACACTTATCAAAGATATCCGGGCCGAACTTCATAAGATAAACCCTGCGCATTAA